GGGATTAGTGATTGAAATCCACCCAGTGGTGTGTCACCTGGCAGGCTAGTGGCAATGTCATTCACTGCCCGATCAGGATCAGAATTCAAGACTTTAACAACAGTTACATGTCAGCATACAGGGCTATGCTGCCGCGTCCAGTCTGCAACAGTGGCCTGTGAGGGCCATTGTGACCCAGGTCCTTTCTGATGGAGGAGAAGAGGGAATTAATCATGAGTGCTCCTCCTAGCAGCTCCTCCTCCAAGTCCTCATCTGAGGTCCTGGTCTTGATCTTCAAAGCTCTCCATGGACTGGGCTTTCGGTTACCAATGCTCCTTCCATGACCAATTGCTAACACAGAAGCTGCAGTCAATCCTCAGGATTGATTTTGAGCAATAAAGATGAGATTAATAAGAGTTTCAGTGGCCAGCTCATGGCAGTAGAGTCCCCTCCCCCAAGAGCTAATGCAGAACCACAATCCCTGCACCCTCAGGACAAAAGCCAGGACTCATCTGTTTGACATGGGGTTTCCCATTGAAAAACAAAAGATACCTCTCAGCCCAAACTCTAGTATCTCAGTCTATATGTAAAACATCTGTTTGGATTTATGTGTGTTTGTTAGCAGGGTTGGAGGATTCatattttattggtaaatgtcagtaaccTCTGATtttactgtacacacacaaaccaacaaaaatatttccatcaatagtTGCAATTTATAGATGGGCAAAGTCAGAAAAATAAGAGCTTGaggtttgatttaaggatatttaccttGGATATTTTTACATGTGGgttttgacaatttgtgttttaatggttatgaaGCTTTACTTTTTTGAATGTCTTCTATCACTAAGTAATTATTggttgcgcccccccccccccaatttcccacaactgtgaaaatgtaaatagataaaaattgggtgggggggaacaccttaaaaataaataaatattatctgTCAATATTACACAAAaagaaattgaattctgccacCCCTATTTATTGTTTGCTCAGATATGATGGTGAGTATGACTATCAGGGTATAGATCTATCCTAAGCTTTTCTATAGTGCCTCTCGCCATGGTACCTTAACATTGTTCGATAGAGACACAgaggagacagacagatggggaaagaTTTCTGGGAGAACTTCTTTAGTTAAGAAATTAATTTCTACCCCTCCGGACTGGAAAACCAAGATTGGGAGAGAAATGAGCCCAGGCAGGGATGGGTCAGCCCATGGACACATTGAATTCCAGACCCTTGCTACCCAGGGGAGTAACACATAATCCACCACTGTCAGTTTAGACTAAATGCCACAGAAAAGGGAGTTTTCATATCTACCCCCAGGAAATTGAGCAGGGCCCAGGGGTCAGAGCAAAGTTAAAGGGGCTGCTCCTTTCCTTGGTCTAAAAAGCAGTTGTGAACCCAAAACGTTGGGTGCGGCCATCAAAGGGTTAACATCTGATCCTTAAGGCTGATTGGCAGATCAGGCCTCAATGTTTTGGGCACAAAGGCTGCAACTAAGGCAAAGTATTGACCTGTAAGTTTTCAAATGGGACATCTTCAGCTGCTGCCCTGGAGGGGTCACAATACAAGGACCCCGTGGAGCCCCTGCTCTCTGCTCTCCAGTGGGATGCAGCCTGCTGCCCTCTGCCCCAGGGCCAGGTCTGGAGACAGCCACTCTCCGTACTAACCTCGCTTCTGCCCAGATGCAGCCGGCAGCTCTGTccagagggtgaggagccccacaaggaagaggaggatgcCCACTGACTTCATGGTGGGTCTGAATGCCCCAAGCTGAGCCAGCTGGGATTTAAACTCTCCCAGGGGTGCCATTGGGCAGAGGTCTGCCAGCATTCTGCTCTTTCCTTGTTCATTCCACAGTCAGATTCACATGTCTGTCCTGACCATTCTTGGGCAAGAAAAATaaaccccccaaaccctgccatGCTGCAAGGGGAGTTTTTACGTTACTCAACAGCAGCCTGGGAGAACGGTCTCCACTGTTTGGCCCTTTCTGCGCCAGCCTGACATTAGCATGATCCTGAAGCATTTCAAACATCAGTTTTCCATGGGTGCTAGGCCTCTTCGTAGTGGTGCAGAAACCCATCAGGATCATACTTCCTCGCTGTTTTAATACAGCTGAACAGTGAACATTGAATGGTCGGCAAAGAGCCAAGCCCCGTTGGACCCAAGTACTGAGCAGTCCTGTGACTGGAGACCTGCCGCCTTGAGATGAGGGGACTGAAGAAAGATGGGTCCAGGCAGGACTGGAGTCAGCCCCCTGCACACACATTTAACCCCAGCCTCCAGGTACCAGGGGGAGTTATTTTAATTCTACACCACCCATGAACTCCCATTCCAGTGATAGTTTCAACCTTATAAGGATGCAGCTGTGTCTCTATCATCTCAGGGGTTGGTTCTGTCTAGCTGTACCCTCTGCTGCTCCGGGAGACGCTTCAAACTGCTGCTCATAACCCCACGCAATCCAGACAGCTCCTCTCAGTCAATGTCTGGCTCTGACCAAACCCTGTAGATGGGGTGACCAGCTGTCACCTAGACTGGTGGAATTCTTCCTCAGGGTTCCACAGGGATTGTTCTGTTCATTGAACTCCCTAAAGGTGCCCATCCAAGATGGCTCTGAATCCTGGAGACAACTCCTGGTGCatcgggaggggggagagattccCCCTGCATGAGACCATACGCTCTGCATTAGCTGTATCTCTTACCTTTTTCTGGGTCCACGCAGCGCATGGCACAAAAGAAATGACagcatttcttttttcctttgcagTCAGCATCCCTGGCACATTCGTCAGGTTCTGCCCGAATACACCTTATGTTATCTGCTGGGCAGGTCCCAGGTTTCACTGTAACAGAAAAAAGTCACAGTATGAAGAACCTGCTATTGGCTGAGGGGATTGTTGATTGAaatccacccagcaggctagtggcaaTGTCATTCACTGTCCTATTAAGATGtttacatgtgatgttgacaatttgtgttttaattgattataaagttttatttttttgaatgtCTATTATCACTAAATATTATCGGCTGACCCCCTCCTTAAttttctgcaactgtgaaaatgtaaatagataaacattgaaaataatacttaaaaataaacatcaatatatCCGTCAAAATTATACAGAAATagaaattgaattctgccaagtctattTATTAGGTGCTCAGATACGATGATCAGGAGAACAGTATGACTATCATGGTACATATCTATCTTAGGCTTTTATATAATGCCTCTCACCGTGGTATCTTAGCATTGTTAGATAAAGAGACAGATGGGGGGACAGATTTCTGGGAGAACTTGTTTAGTTAAGAAAATAATTTCTCCCCCTATTCACAGGAAAACAGAAATTGAGAGAGAAATGAGCCCAGGTAGGGATGGGTCAGCCCCTGGACATACTGAATTCCAGAGCCTTGTTgagcccctgctctctgccctccagtGGGATTGGAGCCTGCTGCCCTCTGCCCCAGGGCCAGGCCTGGAGACAGCCACTCTCCATACTAACCTCGCTTCTGCTCAGTGGCAGCCGGCAGCTCCGTccagagggtgaggagccccacgaggaggaggaggacgccCACTGACTTCATGGTGCTGTCGGAGAGCTGGGTCTGAATGCCCCGAGCTGAGCCAGCTGGGATTTAAATGctcccaggggtggggctgggtggggggtggaagtgCTTGGGGCCCTGCCAGCATCCTGCCCTTTCCTTGTCCATTTCACAATTAGGTTCACGTGTCTGCACCAACCATTCTTgggcaagaaagaaaaaaaaacccaaagccctGCCATGCTGCAAGAAGAGTTTTTACATTATTCAACAGCATCCTGGGACATCCTGTGGTTCAGACGGTTCCGCTGCTGGGTAGTTTCCAACTTTCCACCCCTTTCTAGACTCTTTTCAATCTTTCTGTTTGGCTTCTGTCTAGTAAGAGTTGGGCTTAGCTGCCTGGTTTAATCGGACAGAAACCTAGCCATGGGTATCAGAGACATCAGCTGCCTGTTCCTCTCCTTTGCTTTGCCTGGCTCTCAGTCCCTTTGTGTGCTCTTGTCTTTAGAGGAAAGAGCAGAACAGAACCTGAGAGCTGAGAGTCCCACGGGTAACTCACCCTCCCTCTTTCCCAACAAGGGCATCTGGTGCCATTTAAAAGACTTTGTAGCAaagattttttcctttaaaagacTACGCACATCTCTTGAACAACAGAAGATTTGTTACAAGCACAATCCAATCCCTGGCACCTGAACCCCCACGTCCCATTTGCTGTAAATGTTTGGGCAGGAAGAAACAGGGCATTTTATAAATTCTACCATCCAGGAACCCCGCCCAGATCCGTCCCACACAGCAAACACCAGCAATTGTGCAAACATTCAAGCAAGGAGCACACCCGTTGAGCCCAGAGTCACACATTGCTAGTGAAGCAATTGAGGAAACCGCAAGGTTGGCCAAGGAGTGAGAAAGAACAAGCGCTTCTGCAGGAACAAGTTTATTTGTAACAGAGCAAGATGCTCTAGTTAAACCTCAGTGTATGGCATCCGGGACAGAATGAGGAGAGAACACCCAGCCCCACCTGAAGCTTCTGCTTCCCTCCATCCACACCTTCTCAGGGAGTGAGAGCCAGGCAGGAAAGCCTCATTTCCACATCCCAATGGGGCTGTGGGTGATGTTGCTCTGGGGAATCAGAGTGCAAGGCTTTGTCATGTCTTTGCTGTGCTGTTGAGTCTGTACGTTCataatcccccctccccaaggcctgGAGCATGGACCCCAGCCACCCACAAGCTTCCCTTTTCTCAGGCTCAGACCAGAAAGGCCCAGAAACCCAGATCTTCCTGTTATTCCCGAGCCGTAGTTGTGGGAAATGATTTCCTGCAGTAAGCGATGACAGTGGCCTGGGGGTCCTGGCCACAGGCAGGCGGTGTCAGTGCTTCTCCTGGGGACCCTTTGGCCTGTCGGTGAAGCAGGAACTTAGCCGGGAAAGGGGGAAATGGTCAGACCCACAGAGGAAAATGCTACTCTGCACACCCCCTGGTATGACCCTTGGGCAGGTGCAGCCTGGCAGCTGGCACAGACCCCATGTAGCCACTGCCTCCACTACAGCCCCTGACTGGCCTGATTTACAGTGGTTTTCTACGACAAGCTATCCAGGACAGGCACTGCCTTTGTCTTGTGCAGGGCAGAGTACAGCATTGGTCATCTATAAAATACCCAGCCATCCCCGAAACCTTCTGGCAGGATGTGTGATGTGGGGAGGAAACTCATAGGAGGCATAGAAATGTGAGGGGCAGGAAGGGCCAAAGGGAtgcaagagaagactgaggagggggtGAACGCTGGCACAGAGCCGCAACAGCCTGCCTCATCTTTCCCAGGGTCTCAGGCTGTTACTGCCTCTTTGCTGGATGCTCATGGTTATATTCACTGTCATGATGAGGACCAACCCTAGGACTGTCTGTGTTGATGGCTGGGTATGTCCCGTCTTTCACTGCCACTCAGTGTTCAAAAGCCCTGCAGAGACCGTACCGTACACTAAACTCCAGCACATGGTCCTACCTAGTGCACACTGTAGTTTGCAGACAGAGGCTCTGAAGTTCACTCGCTGGATTCAGCAGGGCCTGCTGGTAAGCGGAGGGATCCAGTAACTGAACTCCCGCTAGCAGAAGATGAGTGATTAGGGGAGAAATGAGCTCAGGCAGCACTGGGCGGAGGCCCCTGGGCACCTTTAGTCCCAGCTTTGTGTTACCCCGGGAGCTATTTATTTACACGCAGCCCACCAACACCCATTCCCCAGTGGCAGAGTCCATTATCAGGAGGAAGTCTACACCTGAGGAACAGATGCTGgacccgct
This DNA window, taken from Emys orbicularis isolate rEmyOrb1 chromosome 12, rEmyOrb1.hap1, whole genome shotgun sequence, encodes the following:
- the LOC135886520 gene encoding porwaprin-b-like, with the protein product MKSVGVLLLLVGLLTLWTELPAATEQKRVKPGTCPADNIRCIRAEPDECARDADCKGKKKCCHFFCAMRCVDPEKVKHGICPPDSTRCTQPKPDKCARDADCKGKNKCCYSRCAMRCVYPAQA